The following proteins come from a genomic window of Mycobacterium sp. DL:
- a CDS encoding alpha/beta hydrolase, with the protein MTERKPNLRTVRELTPTLEYRTIHGYRRAFRVAGSGPAIVLIHGIGDNSTTWDTVQAKLAQRFTVIAPDLLGHGKSDKPRADYSVAAYANGLRDLLSVLDIDSATVVGHSLGGGVAMQFAYQFPQLVDRLILVGAGGVTKEVNVALRIASLPLGSEALALLRLPLVLPALQVIGRMGGALFGTTGVGRDIPDMLRILADLPEPTASSAFARTLRAVVDWRGQVVTMLDRCYLTQSVPVQLIWGGSDSVIPVSHAEMAHAAMPGSQLEIFEGSGHFPFHDDPDRFVEIVQKFIDSTEPAVYDQDYLRGLLRAGIREGAISGPVDTRVAVLDAMGADERSAT; encoded by the coding sequence ATGACCGAACGCAAACCGAACCTGCGTACCGTGCGGGAACTCACTCCCACGCTGGAGTACCGGACGATCCACGGCTACCGCCGGGCATTCCGGGTCGCCGGCTCGGGTCCGGCCATCGTGCTCATCCACGGCATCGGTGACAACTCCACCACGTGGGACACTGTGCAGGCCAAGCTCGCGCAACGGTTCACTGTCATCGCGCCCGACCTACTCGGCCACGGCAAGTCCGACAAGCCGCGCGCCGACTACTCCGTGGCCGCCTACGCCAACGGACTGCGTGACCTGCTCAGCGTCCTGGACATCGACAGCGCCACGGTGGTCGGCCACTCTCTCGGCGGCGGCGTGGCCATGCAGTTCGCCTACCAGTTCCCGCAACTGGTCGACCGACTCATCCTCGTCGGGGCGGGCGGGGTCACCAAGGAAGTCAACGTGGCACTGCGGATCGCGTCGCTGCCGCTGGGCAGCGAGGCGCTCGCCCTGCTACGACTCCCCCTGGTGTTGCCCGCCTTGCAGGTCATCGGCCGGATGGGTGGTGCGCTGTTCGGGACAACCGGAGTGGGCCGCGACATCCCCGACATGCTGCGCATCCTGGCCGACCTTCCCGAACCGACGGCGTCGTCTGCGTTTGCGCGAACACTGCGCGCGGTGGTCGATTGGCGCGGCCAGGTGGTGACCATGCTCGATCGGTGTTATCTGACACAATCCGTTCCGGTGCAACTGATCTGGGGCGGCAGCGATTCGGTCATCCCGGTCAGCCATGCGGAGATGGCGCACGCGGCGATGCCGGGCTCGCAGCTGGAGATCTTCGAAGGCTCCGGGCACTTCCCGTTCCACGACGACCCGGACCGATTCGTCGAGATCGTGCAGAAGTTCATCGACTCCACCGAACCTGCGGTCTACGACCAGGATTACCTACGCGGTCTGCTGCGGGCGGGCATCCGGGAGGGCGCCATCTCAGGCCCGGTGGACACTCGGGTCGCGGTGCTGGACGCCATGGGCGCCGACGAGCGCAGCGCAACCTAG
- a CDS encoding LysM peptidoglycan-binding domain-containing protein, producing MTILHTREAWTAFDDDFRRVERRCAVVEGGRTRPADASRRVRPGGAAVRYRGTGVLVSRASHRRRPITPATTVILALIAGAITLWLGLVAQLGGVVGSEAEIPGRLAVVQVKSGESLQHIAQRVAPDAPVGDVVERIRELNELQTASLAAGQTLIAPVG from the coding sequence ATGACGATCCTCCACACTCGCGAGGCCTGGACCGCGTTCGACGACGACTTCCGGCGTGTCGAACGCCGGTGCGCGGTGGTCGAGGGCGGGCGCACTCGACCGGCGGACGCCTCGCGCAGGGTGCGGCCCGGCGGCGCTGCGGTCCGCTACCGCGGCACCGGCGTGCTGGTATCCCGGGCATCACATCGTCGGCGTCCGATCACCCCGGCAACCACCGTGATTCTGGCGCTCATCGCCGGGGCGATCACCCTGTGGCTGGGGCTGGTCGCACAGTTGGGCGGTGTGGTCGGTAGCGAGGCCGAGATTCCCGGCCGCCTGGCGGTGGTGCAGGTGAAGTCAGGGGAGTCGCTTCAGCACATCGCCCAGCGGGTGGCGCCCGATGCGCCCGTCGGAGATGTCGTCGAGCGGATCCGTGAACTGAACGAACTCCAGACCGCGTCGCTGGCCGCCGGGCAGACGCTCATCGCGCCCGTCGGCTGA
- the nrdR gene encoding transcriptional regulator NrdR encodes MHCPFCRNPDSRVVDSRETDEGQAIRRRRSCPECGRRFTTVETAVLAVVKRSGVTEPFSRDKVIKGVRRSCQGRQVDDDALNLLAQQVEDAVRATGSPEVPSHEVGLAILGPLRELDEVAYLRFASVYRSFSSAEDFEREIQALRAHREAPVEGEPAQSI; translated from the coding sequence ATGCACTGTCCGTTCTGCCGTAACCCCGATTCGCGTGTGGTCGATTCCCGCGAGACCGATGAGGGTCAGGCGATCCGCCGACGTCGGTCGTGCCCCGAGTGCGGGCGACGATTCACGACCGTCGAGACCGCGGTTCTGGCCGTGGTGAAACGCAGCGGGGTCACCGAGCCGTTCAGCCGGGACAAGGTCATCAAAGGTGTCCGGCGGTCCTGCCAGGGCCGACAGGTTGATGACGATGCGCTCAACCTGCTCGCCCAACAGGTCGAGGACGCGGTGCGGGCGACCGGATCGCCGGAAGTGCCCAGTCACGAAGTGGGCCTGGCGATTCTCGGGCCGCTTCGTGAGCTCGACGAGGTGGCCTATCTGCGGTTCGCGTCGGTGTACCGCTCGTTCTCGTCGGCCGAGGACTTCGAACGTGAGATTCAGGCGTTGCGTGCGCACCGCGAGGCGCCGGTCGAGGGCGAGCCCGCTCAGTCGATCTGA
- the lexA gene encoding transcriptional repressor LexA produces MSDDSSDTTAIVDARRDRESGLTDRQRTILDVIRASVTTRGYPPSIREIGDAVGLTSTSSVAHQLRTLERKGFLRRDPNRPRAVDVRSPEEGGAPIVTTDVAGSDALPEPTFVPVLGRIAAGGPILAEEAIEDVFPLPRELVGEGSLFLLKVVGESMVDAAICDGDWVVVRQQNVADNGDIVAALIDGEATVKTFKRTRGQVWLMPHNPAFDPIPGNDAAILGKVVTVIRKI; encoded by the coding sequence ATGAGCGATGACAGCAGCGACACCACGGCCATCGTCGACGCACGGCGTGACCGCGAATCAGGACTCACCGACCGGCAGCGCACGATCCTCGATGTCATCCGCGCATCGGTGACAACCCGCGGATACCCGCCGAGCATCAGAGAGATCGGAGATGCGGTCGGGTTGACGTCCACGTCGTCGGTCGCACATCAACTGCGGACGCTCGAGCGCAAAGGGTTTCTCCGGCGCGACCCCAACCGCCCCCGCGCGGTGGACGTGCGCAGCCCCGAGGAGGGTGGCGCACCCATCGTGACCACGGACGTCGCCGGTTCCGACGCATTGCCGGAACCGACCTTCGTGCCCGTCCTCGGGCGCATCGCCGCCGGCGGTCCCATCCTGGCCGAGGAGGCCATCGAAGACGTGTTCCCGCTACCGCGCGAGCTCGTCGGCGAAGGGTCGCTCTTCCTGCTCAAAGTAGTCGGCGAATCGATGGTCGACGCAGCGATCTGCGACGGCGACTGGGTGGTCGTCAGACAGCAGAACGTCGCCGACAACGGCGACATCGTCGCGGCGCTGATCGACGGGGAAGCCACCGTGAAGACGTTCAAGCGAACGCGGGGCCAGGTGTGGCTGATGCCTCACAACCCCGCGTTCGACCCGATCCCCGGCAACGACGCAGCCATCCTTGGCAAGGTCGTCACCGTGATCCGCAAGATCTGA
- a CDS encoding DEAD/DEAH box helicase, whose translation MTLQSFADLGVPAPLVRALTERGINEPFPIQSATLPDSLAGRDVLGRGKTGSGKTLAFSLPLVATLTGRRSQPSRPTGLVLAPTRELATQITAVLEPLAAAAGLRVTTIFGGVSQSRQVSALRGGVDIVVACPGRLEDLMRQKLVRLDDVAITVLDEADHMADLGFLPGVTRILTATPAGGQRLLFSATLDNGVDKLVKRFLRDPVLHSVEEADEVPAVMTHHVFHVGGVQQKKDLVHRLASGTGRRILFMRTKHQARKLAKQLTESGVPSVDLHGNLSQPARDRNLAAFTSGTARVLVATDIAARGVHVDGVELVVHVDPPMEHKAYLHRSGRTARAGSDGDVVTVVLPEQRRDTQQLLRRAGITVRPQEVTADSAPVHELVGEIAPLREAPKVVAPTVKSGGPKYDRGSDHRRGGGAPRGAGGAGGGNRRRGSRGAGARGHARTTP comes from the coding sequence ATGACCCTGCAATCTTTTGCTGACCTCGGCGTCCCCGCACCACTGGTGCGCGCGCTGACCGAGCGCGGCATCAACGAACCGTTCCCCATCCAATCCGCCACCCTGCCGGACTCGCTTGCCGGCCGCGACGTGCTCGGCCGGGGAAAGACCGGCAGCGGCAAGACGCTCGCCTTCTCGCTTCCGCTGGTCGCGACGCTCACCGGGCGCCGCAGTCAGCCGTCCCGCCCGACCGGTCTGGTCCTGGCTCCCACGCGGGAACTCGCGACGCAGATCACCGCCGTGCTGGAGCCGCTCGCGGCCGCAGCGGGCCTGCGTGTCACCACCATCTTCGGAGGCGTCTCGCAGAGCCGGCAGGTCAGCGCTCTGCGCGGCGGCGTCGACATCGTGGTGGCCTGCCCCGGCCGCCTCGAGGATCTGATGCGTCAGAAGCTGGTCCGGCTCGACGACGTCGCCATCACGGTGCTCGATGAGGCCGATCACATGGCGGATCTCGGTTTCCTGCCCGGCGTCACCCGGATCCTGACGGCGACGCCCGCCGGCGGCCAACGACTGTTGTTCTCGGCCACCCTGGACAACGGGGTCGACAAGCTGGTCAAGCGGTTCCTGCGCGACCCGGTGCTGCACTCGGTCGAAGAGGCCGACGAGGTGCCCGCGGTGATGACCCATCACGTGTTCCACGTCGGCGGAGTGCAGCAGAAGAAGGACCTGGTGCACCGCCTGGCCTCGGGCACGGGACGCCGGATCCTCTTCATGCGCACCAAGCATCAGGCACGCAAGCTCGCCAAGCAGCTGACCGAATCCGGGGTGCCGTCGGTGGATCTGCACGGCAACCTGTCGCAGCCCGCGCGCGACCGCAACCTGGCCGCATTCACCAGTGGCACGGCGCGAGTGCTCGTGGCCACCGACATCGCTGCTCGCGGTGTCCATGTCGACGGTGTCGAACTGGTCGTCCACGTCGACCCGCCGATGGAACACAAGGCGTATCTGCATCGCTCGGGGCGTACCGCACGGGCCGGTAGCGACGGCGACGTCGTCACCGTTGTCCTGCCCGAACAGCGCAGGGACACCCAGCAACTGCTGCGCCGTGCGGGTATCACCGTGCGGCCCCAGGAGGTCACCGCGGACTCGGCTCCGGTGCATGAGCTGGTCGGCGAGATCGCACCGCTGCGTGAGGCCCCGAAAGTTGTTGCCCCGACGGTGAAGAGCGGCGGACCGAAGTACGATCGCGGCTCCGATCATCGACGCGGCGGTGGCGCCCCCAGGGGTGCCGGCGGCGCCGGTGGTGGAAACCGGCGGCGCGGCTCACGCGGCGCCGGAGCCCGCGGGCACGCCCGCACCACGCCGTAG
- the dapF gene encoding diaminopimelate epimerase, translated as MKFAKGHGTENDFVLLPDLTAAIDLTPAAVAALCDRRRGLGADGLLRVTIAGAARDAGVLEELPEGVSADDWFMDYRNGDGSPAQMCGNGVRVFAHYLWAHGLERRRQFVVGSLAGPRPVELHDAGALRADVTVEMGKASQFGSGSAVVGGRRFAGVAVDVGNPHLACVDAALTDADLAALDVAAPVSFDASQFPEGVNVEVLTAPVDGAVTMRVHERGVGETRSCGTGTVAAAFAALQHDGRTTGTLRVRVPGGEVAVTITDAASYLRGPSVLVADGELSDAWWRAQ; from the coding sequence GTGAAGTTCGCCAAGGGGCACGGCACGGAGAACGACTTCGTGCTGTTGCCCGACCTGACCGCCGCGATCGACCTGACGCCGGCGGCGGTCGCTGCCCTCTGCGACCGCAGGCGTGGCCTCGGTGCGGACGGACTGCTGCGTGTCACCATCGCCGGCGCGGCACGCGATGCGGGTGTGCTCGAGGAACTGCCCGAAGGCGTGAGCGCTGACGACTGGTTCATGGACTACCGCAACGGCGACGGTTCTCCTGCGCAGATGTGCGGCAACGGGGTGCGGGTTTTTGCCCACTACCTGTGGGCGCACGGCTTGGAACGGCGCCGTCAGTTCGTCGTCGGCTCGCTGGCCGGTCCGCGCCCGGTCGAACTGCACGACGCCGGTGCGCTGCGCGCGGACGTCACCGTCGAGATGGGCAAGGCCAGTCAATTCGGGAGCGGTTCGGCCGTTGTCGGTGGGCGCCGTTTCGCCGGGGTGGCAGTCGACGTCGGCAATCCTCACCTGGCCTGTGTTGACGCCGCCCTCACCGACGCCGACCTCGCCGCCCTCGATGTCGCTGCGCCCGTCTCGTTCGACGCCTCGCAGTTCCCCGAGGGGGTCAATGTCGAAGTGCTGACCGCCCCGGTCGACGGCGCAGTGACCATGCGGGTGCATGAACGTGGTGTGGGGGAGACCCGCTCGTGTGGGACGGGAACGGTGGCCGCCGCGTTCGCCGCCCTGCAGCACGACGGACGTACGACCGGAACCCTGCGGGTCCGGGTTCCCGGCGGTGAGGTCGCGGTGACCATCACCGACGCCGCGAGCTACCTGCGGGGGCCGTCGGTCCTGGTCGCCGACGGCGAACTGTCCGACGCTTGGTGGCGGGCGCAGTAA
- a CDS encoding acyl-CoA dehydrogenase family protein, which translates to MGAEAKPVIAYERTLFEPEHEMFRDSFRSFLERHVAPFHEEWEKDKIVDRGVWLEAGKQGFLGMAVPEEYGGGGVADFRYNTIVTEEVTAGRYSGLGFSLHNDVTAPYLIRLGTEEQKQRWLPGFCSGELISAIAMTEPGTGSDLQGIKTRAVKDGDHYILNGSKTFITNGIHADLVIVVAQTDPEKGALGFSLLMVERGMAGFERGRHLDKLGLDAQDTAELSFTDVRVPAENLLGEEGQGFVYLMQNLPQERISIAIMAAAAMEEVLTQTVEYARERKAFGKPIGSFQNSRFLLAELATEATVVRMMVDEYIRLHLDDRLTVEQAAMAKWYSTEKQVHLIDRCLQLHGGYGYMREYPVARAYLDARVQTIYGGTSEIMKEIIGRSLGV; encoded by the coding sequence ATGGGGGCCGAAGCCAAACCCGTCATCGCCTACGAGCGCACCCTGTTCGAGCCTGAACACGAGATGTTCCGCGACTCCTTCCGCTCCTTTCTCGAACGGCACGTCGCGCCGTTCCACGAGGAGTGGGAGAAGGACAAGATCGTCGATCGCGGTGTCTGGCTCGAAGCCGGTAAGCAGGGCTTCCTGGGCATGGCGGTGCCCGAGGAGTACGGCGGCGGCGGAGTAGCGGACTTCCGCTACAACACCATCGTCACCGAGGAAGTGACCGCCGGCCGGTACAGCGGGCTGGGCTTCAGCCTGCACAACGACGTCACCGCGCCGTATCTGATCAGACTGGGCACCGAGGAGCAGAAGCAACGTTGGCTGCCGGGATTCTGCAGCGGCGAGCTGATCAGCGCTATCGCCATGACCGAGCCCGGCACCGGCAGCGACCTGCAGGGGATCAAGACGCGCGCGGTCAAAGACGGCGATCACTACATCCTCAACGGCTCCAAGACCTTCATCACCAACGGAATTCACGCCGATCTGGTGATCGTGGTGGCCCAGACCGACCCGGAGAAGGGCGCGCTGGGATTCTCGCTGCTGATGGTCGAGCGCGGAATGGCAGGCTTCGAGCGCGGCCGCCATCTCGACAAGCTCGGCCTGGACGCCCAGGACACCGCCGAACTGTCCTTCACCGACGTCAGGGTGCCGGCAGAGAACCTGCTCGGCGAAGAGGGTCAGGGGTTCGTCTACCTGATGCAGAACCTGCCGCAGGAGCGGATCTCGATCGCCATCATGGCTGCCGCCGCGATGGAGGAGGTGCTGACCCAGACCGTCGAATACGCCAGGGAGCGAAAGGCATTCGGAAAGCCGATCGGCAGCTTTCAGAACAGCCGATTCCTGCTGGCCGAGTTGGCCACCGAGGCAACCGTCGTCCGCATGATGGTCGACGAGTACATCCGCTTGCACCTCGACGACCGCTTGACCGTCGAACAGGCTGCCATGGCCAAGTGGTATTCCACCGAGAAGCAGGTCCATTTGATCGACCGGTGCCTGCAGTTGCACGGCGGTTACGGGTACATGCGCGAATATCCGGTGGCGCGCGCATATCTCGATGCCCGGGTGCAGACCATCTACGGGGGGACATCCGAGATCATGAAGGAAATCATCGGTAGGAGCCTCGGCGTCTGA
- a CDS encoding PhzF family phenazine biosynthesis protein, which produces MAIDVTVLRVFTDRDGRFGNPLGVMDAATVDPADRQRIAAELGYSETIFVSLPETGTHTAHAHIHTPTTELPFAGHPTVGASWWLDHRGTPVKTLQVPAGIVQVTYSGDLTSVSARAEWAPDFSIYQLGSVDELFAADPDDYPDEVELYLWAWLDEPADTIRSRMFAPHLGIPEDEATGAAAVRITEHLSRDLTIVQGQGSIIQTTWSAEGWVQVAGRVADDGTRQID; this is translated from the coding sequence ATGGCCATCGACGTGACAGTGCTGCGCGTGTTCACCGACCGAGACGGCAGATTCGGCAACCCCCTGGGCGTGATGGACGCGGCCACCGTGGACCCAGCGGATCGGCAGCGCATCGCTGCCGAATTGGGTTACAGCGAAACGATATTCGTCTCTCTGCCGGAAACGGGTACCCATACCGCACATGCTCATATCCACACGCCCACCACGGAACTCCCCTTCGCCGGACACCCGACGGTGGGCGCGTCCTGGTGGCTTGACCACCGAGGCACACCGGTGAAAACCTTGCAGGTTCCCGCCGGCATCGTGCAGGTGACGTACTCCGGGGACCTGACGTCGGTCAGCGCCCGTGCCGAGTGGGCGCCGGACTTCTCGATCTACCAACTCGGCAGCGTCGACGAACTGTTCGCCGCGGACCCGGACGACTACCCCGACGAGGTCGAGCTCTACCTGTGGGCCTGGCTGGACGAACCGGCGGACACGATCAGATCGAGGATGTTCGCCCCCCACCTCGGGATTCCCGAAGATGAGGCGACCGGCGCGGCAGCGGTCCGCATCACCGAGCACCTCAGCCGTGACCTCACCATCGTGCAGGGACAGGGGTCGATCATCCAGACCACCTGGTCTGCTGAAGGGTGGGTGCAGGTGGCGGGGCGGGTAGCCGACGACGGAACGCGTCAGATCGACTGA
- the hflX gene encoding GTPase HflX: protein MTEPNIPSTGELALEDRVALRRVAGLSTELADVTEVEYRQLRLERVVLVGVWTDGTAADADASMAELAALAETAGSEVLEGLVQRRDKPDPSTYIGSGKAAELREVVQATGADTVICDGELSPAQLNALEKAVKVKVIDRTALILDIFAQHATSREGKAQVAFAQMEYMLPRLRGWGESMSRQGGGAGGSGGGVGTRGPGETKIETDRRRIRERMAKLRREIRAMKQVRDTQRSRRLGSDLPSVAIVGYTNAGKSSVLNALTGAGVLVENALFATLEPTTRRGEFADGREVVLTDTVGFVRHLPTQLVEAFRSTLEEVVDAELLLHVVDGSDVNPLAQINAVRQVVRDVVADHDGKAAPELLVVNKIDAAGDLALAKLRRALPDAVFVSARTGDGMERLRSRMAELIAPRDVVIDVTIPYSRGDLVNRVHADGRVDAMEHSASGTRIKARVPISLAVGLSGFATY, encoded by the coding sequence ATGACTGAACCCAACATTCCCAGCACCGGCGAACTCGCCCTCGAAGACCGGGTGGCACTGCGCCGCGTGGCGGGCCTGTCGACCGAACTCGCCGACGTCACCGAGGTCGAGTACCGCCAGTTGCGGCTCGAACGTGTCGTCCTGGTCGGCGTGTGGACGGACGGCACCGCCGCCGACGCCGACGCCAGCATGGCTGAGCTCGCGGCGCTTGCGGAGACCGCAGGCTCCGAAGTGCTCGAGGGCCTGGTCCAGCGCCGCGACAAGCCGGACCCCTCGACCTACATCGGCTCGGGCAAGGCAGCCGAGCTGCGCGAGGTCGTCCAAGCCACCGGCGCCGACACCGTGATCTGCGACGGCGAACTGAGCCCCGCGCAGCTCAATGCTCTGGAGAAAGCCGTCAAGGTCAAGGTCATCGACCGTACCGCGCTGATCCTCGACATCTTCGCCCAGCACGCCACCAGTCGGGAGGGCAAGGCCCAGGTGGCGTTCGCTCAGATGGAGTACATGCTGCCGCGGCTGCGCGGCTGGGGCGAGTCGATGTCCCGGCAGGGTGGTGGTGCAGGTGGCAGCGGCGGCGGGGTGGGTACCCGCGGCCCGGGTGAGACCAAGATCGAGACCGACCGCCGGCGGATCCGTGAACGAATGGCCAAGCTGCGCCGGGAGATTCGCGCAATGAAGCAGGTGCGCGATACCCAGCGCAGCCGGCGGCTCGGCAGCGACCTGCCTTCGGTGGCCATCGTCGGCTACACGAACGCCGGCAAATCCAGTGTGCTCAACGCGCTGACCGGTGCCGGTGTGCTGGTCGAGAACGCGTTGTTCGCGACGCTCGAGCCGACCACTCGCCGTGGTGAATTCGCCGACGGCCGGGAGGTCGTCCTGACCGATACCGTGGGTTTCGTCCGCCACCTGCCGACCCAGCTGGTCGAGGCGTTCCGGTCGACACTCGAGGAGGTCGTCGACGCCGAGCTGTTGCTGCACGTCGTCGACGGGTCGGACGTCAATCCGCTGGCCCAGATCAATGCGGTTCGGCAGGTAGTGAGGGATGTCGTGGCCGACCACGACGGCAAGGCGGCGCCGGAATTGCTGGTAGTCAACAAGATCGACGCCGCAGGAGATCTGGCGCTGGCGAAGTTGCGGCGCGCGCTGCCCGACGCGGTGTTCGTGTCCGCGCGCACCGGCGACGGGATGGAGCGGTTGCGCTCCCGGATGGCGGAGTTGATCGCCCCCCGTGATGTAGTGATCGATGTCACTATCCCTTACAGCCGTGGCGATCTCGTCAACCGCGTGCATGCCGACGGGCGCGTCGATGCCATGGAGCACAGCGCTTCTGGCACCAGGATCAAGGCCCGCGTACCGATTTCACTCGCTGTCGGGTTGAGCGGGTTCGCGACGTACTGA
- a CDS encoding molybdopterin-dependent oxidoreductase, which yields MVSPVPPALTSLTHWGAFTATVDSGDVASVTPLPGDADPSPALGNLPGSVRHRSRVTTPAVRRGWLEGGPGPSDRRGADEFVAVSWDELTDLLADELRRVVHTHGNEAIYGGSYGWASAGRFHHAQSQVHRFLNCLGGYTFSRHSYSLGATGVIMPRVVGTHDDLFKRSTQWDVIVEHTDLMVCFGGMALKNTGVNHGGTTAHPARDALRRFRERGGQIVSFSPLRDDVDGPCDWYAAVPGTDVAIMLALAHVLASESLADRDFLATYCVGYERFERYLLGVDDGVPKSPQWAACICGLSAEELTALARRMAAARTIVTVSWSLQRTRHGEQAPWMGLTLAAMLGQIGLPGGGFGHGYGSMNEPGLPPLRCGLPRLPQGVNPVSSFIPVAAVSDMLLHPGEMFDYNGIRLVYPDIKLVYWAGGNPFHHHQNIPRLRRALGRPDTVVVHEPYWTAMAKHADIVVPSTTFLEREDFSGSKNDPVLMAMPKMTEPYAQSRDDYQTFAALARNLGFEEAFTEGRTTREWLAHLYRTWSTSLDFDVPTFDDFWRAGRLRLPTEEGLTLLADFRSDPTTHRLGTPSGLIEIFSATIDAFGYDDCRGHPAWFEPTEWLGGPRAADYPLHLIANQPASRLHSQLDGGAASQQSKVEGREPIRMNPSDAQARGLVGGDVVRVFNDRGACLAGVLLDAGVRPQVVQLSTGAWFDPVDPTDPDAMCVHGNPNVLTDDVGTSSLARGCTGAHVLVEVVKFTGPPPPVRAHEPPVIR from the coding sequence ATGGTCTCGCCCGTCCCACCCGCTCTGACCAGCCTGACGCATTGGGGCGCGTTCACCGCGACCGTCGATTCCGGTGACGTCGCGTCGGTGACACCGCTGCCCGGCGACGCCGATCCCTCTCCTGCGCTGGGCAACCTCCCCGGCTCCGTCCGGCACCGATCGCGGGTCACCACGCCTGCGGTCCGCCGCGGCTGGCTCGAGGGCGGACCGGGCCCCAGCGATCGACGCGGCGCCGACGAGTTCGTCGCGGTGTCCTGGGACGAACTCACCGACCTGCTGGCCGATGAACTGCGCCGCGTGGTGCACACCCACGGTAACGAGGCGATCTACGGCGGTTCGTACGGTTGGGCCAGCGCCGGCCGCTTCCACCACGCTCAGAGCCAGGTACATCGATTCCTGAACTGCCTTGGCGGGTACACATTCTCGCGTCACTCCTACAGCCTGGGCGCGACCGGGGTCATCATGCCCCGGGTGGTGGGCACCCACGACGACCTGTTCAAACGGTCCACCCAGTGGGACGTCATCGTCGAACACACCGACCTGATGGTGTGTTTCGGCGGGATGGCACTGAAGAACACCGGTGTCAACCACGGCGGCACGACCGCCCACCCGGCCCGGGATGCACTGCGCCGGTTTCGGGAACGCGGCGGTCAGATCGTGTCGTTCTCCCCGCTGCGCGACGACGTCGACGGCCCGTGCGACTGGTACGCCGCGGTGCCCGGGACGGACGTGGCGATCATGCTCGCCCTGGCGCATGTTCTGGCCTCCGAATCGCTGGCGGACCGCGATTTCCTGGCGACCTACTGCGTGGGCTACGAACGCTTCGAGCGCTATCTTCTCGGAGTCGACGACGGCGTTCCGAAGTCACCGCAGTGGGCCGCGTGTATCTGCGGGTTGTCCGCTGAGGAGTTGACGGCGCTGGCACGCCGGATGGCCGCCGCACGCACGATCGTCACCGTCAGTTGGTCACTGCAGCGGACCCGGCACGGCGAACAGGCGCCGTGGATGGGGCTGACATTGGCCGCGATGCTCGGCCAGATCGGTCTTCCCGGAGGAGGATTCGGCCACGGATACGGGTCGATGAACGAGCCGGGACTGCCACCGCTGCGGTGCGGCCTGCCGCGGCTACCGCAGGGCGTCAACCCGGTCTCGTCGTTCATCCCCGTCGCCGCGGTCAGCGATATGCTGCTGCATCCCGGAGAGATGTTCGACTACAACGGAATCCGGCTCGTTTATCCCGACATCAAACTTGTCTACTGGGCCGGCGGTAACCCGTTTCACCACCATCAGAACATCCCCCGATTACGGCGGGCGCTGGGGCGCCCCGACACCGTGGTGGTTCACGAACCGTACTGGACCGCAATGGCCAAGCACGCCGACATCGTGGTGCCGTCGACCACGTTCCTGGAGCGAGAGGACTTCTCCGGGTCCAAGAACGACCCGGTGCTGATGGCGATGCCGAAAATGACCGAGCCCTATGCGCAATCGCGGGACGACTATCAGACATTCGCCGCACTGGCGCGCAACCTGGGCTTCGAGGAGGCGTTCACCGAGGGACGCACGACCCGGGAATGGCTGGCGCACCTCTACCGAACCTGGTCGACGTCACTGGATTTCGACGTTCCCACGTTCGACGACTTCTGGCGGGCCGGCCGGCTGCGGCTGCCGACTGAAGAGGGGCTGACACTGCTGGCCGACTTCCGGTCCGACCCGACGACGCACCGACTCGGCACCCCCAGTGGCCTGATCGAGATCTTCTCCGCCACCATCGACGCCTTCGGCTATGACGATTGCCGGGGTCACCCGGCATGGTTCGAACCGACCGAATGGCTCGGCGGGCCCCGCGCAGCCGACTATCCGTTGCACCTGATCGCGAATCAGCCTGCGAGCAGGCTGCACAGCCAACTCGACGGTGGCGCGGCCAGCCAGCAGTCGAAAGTCGAGGGCCGGGAACCGATCCGGATGAATCCGTCGGATGCGCAGGCGCGTGGACTGGTCGGTGGCGATGTTGTGCGGGTGTTCAATGACCGCGGGGCATGCCTGGCCGGAGTGCTGCTCGACGCCGGGGTGCGGCCTCAGGTCGTACAGTTGTCCACCGGGGCCTGGTTCGATCCGGTGGATCCGACCGACCCGGACGCCATGTGCGTCCACGGCAACCCCAATGTGCTCACCGACGATGTGGGTACCTCGTCACTGGCCCGCGGATGCACCGGCGCACACGTGCTGGTGGAGGTCGTGAAGTTCACCGGTCCACCGCCGCCGGTGCGTGCTCACGAGCCTCCGGTGATCAGGTAG